GGGCTGGAGGATTACGACAGAGTCAGGTTTGAAGTGCAGGAGCGAGCCCTCGCTGGCCCCGGCAGTTCGTCCTGGGCGCTGGGCATGGGCCCGGGCCAGTTCGAGGTCGTGCACGCATACGCGACCCACAGTCTCTACCTTAGGGTATTGGCCGAGAACGGGCTGCTCGCGTTTGTGCCCTTCGCCGGCTTCCTGCTCCTGCACCTCGTCCCCTTGAGGCGGCAACAGACCATCATCAGGGCCGGGCTAAGTGGGGGTACGGTGCTGGCCGTGCTCGCCGGGCAACTGCTGAATGGGTTCGTGATAGACACGCTGCACTGGCGGCATCTGTGGTGCGTGTTCGCGGTGGCCTGCTGGTACGCGCAGGGCGAGGGCCCGGCGTATCCCGCAGCGCCGACATGAGGAGATGGGCTTGGCCGGAGTGACCGCGGTCATCACCGCCCACAACGAGGAGGGCCTGATCCGCGAGGCAATAGCCAGCGCCCTCGCGCAGACACACGCCGAGTGCGAGGTCCTGGTCGTGGACGATGGCTCGACAGACAGGACGGCGGAGGTCGCCGAGGGGGTCGGCGACTCACGCATCAGGGTCTTTCGGGAAGCCCACGCCGGCCGGTCCGCGGCGCTGAACAAGGGGATCGCCATGGCGACGCACGAGTTCATCGCCATCCTGGACGCGGACGATCTGTGCCTTCCCGACCGATGCGGCCGCCAGGTGGCGTTCCTCGATGCTCATCCCAAGGTTGCGGTCGTCGGGTCGAGCGCGTATCTGCGGGACCGGCAGGGG
The Armatimonadota bacterium genome window above contains:
- a CDS encoding glycosyltransferase, with protein sequence MGLAGVTAVITAHNEEGLIREAIASALAQTHAECEVLVVDDGSTDRTAEVAEGVGDSRIRVFREAHAGRSAALNKGIAMATHEFIAILDADDLCLPDRCGRQVAFLDAHPKVAVVGSSAYLRDRQGRERLLRVPTSDRAIRRAMAWGNPFVHSSAMMRRSALQACGGYADTRFEDYHLMVRIAAAHPVANLAEPLVVRRLGPGSHGRSGPRSHRLRTKLEFQRLAVQWLDLPAT